In a genomic window of Vigna angularis cultivar LongXiaoDou No.4 chromosome 6, ASM1680809v1, whole genome shotgun sequence:
- the LOC108344112 gene encoding uncharacterized protein LOC108344112: MLSSKLFIPVWFETHIATPYHPQTNGQAEVSNREIKRILEKTVASSRKVWSQKLDHALWAYRTAMKKIAIGLSPFQMVYGKACHLSVEMEHRPLWALKFLNYDSCDSAEKRRRQIIELEEMRLHAYDSSKNYKEKVKFYHDKKLLKSKWSGPFMNKNVLPHGAVEIIDPASEDPQRSWVVNGQRLKHYLGGEVERLSTVMELVDRN; encoded by the exons atgcttagctcAAAGCTTTTTATTCCTGTATGGTTTGAGACACACATAGCTACACCGTATCATCCACAGACAAATGGGCAAGCTGAGGTTTCcaacagggagataaaaagaattttagaaAAGACAGTGGCTTCATCAAGAAAAGTTTGGTCTCAAAAGTTGGATCATGCCCTTTGGGCATACAGAACTGCAATGAAAAAAATAGCTATTGGATTATCTCCTTTTCAAATGGTTTATGGAAAGGCATGCCACCTTTCGGTGGAGATGGAACATCGGCCTCTATGggctttaaaattcttgaattatGATTCTTGTGACAGTGCAGAAAAAAGGAGAAGGCAAATTATTGAGCTTGAAGAGATGCGGCTGCACGCCTATGATTCTTCaaagaattacaaagaaaaggtgaaattttatcatgacaagaAGCTG TTGAAGTCCAAGTGGTCTGGTCCATTTATGAACAAGAATGTTCTTCCACATGGAGCAGTTGAGATAATAGATCCAGCATCTGAAGATCCACAAAGAAGTTGGGTTGTCAATGGACAACGTCTCAAGCATTATTTGGGTGGTGAGGTGGAACGCCTTTCCACAGTCATGGAGTTGGTTGATCGAAATTGA